A stretch of DNA from Yoonia sp. G8-12:
CCGCCGCCACCACCACCATCACCACCGCTGCCGCCATTATTCTCAGGGTCAACTGTGCCGCCCGATCCCCCACACGCTGCGAGCAGAACGACTAAAGCGCAGCATCCCAAATACCCAGTCCACCGCTGTAACATGACACAACCTCATCTAAAGTTTCCAAAACCTTAAGGTTGAGTTATCAACGAATGATTAACCAAGTATTAGTATCGGTAGAGAGAACGCAGGATTAGAAATGCGGCGCTTTGAGGGTGGCAAAATCGGGATAGACCACGGTGATGTGGTGCTCTTCTCGGATTTTGAGGATGACGGCCAGATGTGGCGCGGCGAAGGCCCGCGACAATCCCGCGCTGCCGTGCAGTTTTCAAACACCTATGCCACGCCACCGCATGTGCAGGTCTCTATGTCGATGTGGGACATATCCAACAACACCAACATCCGCGCTGATGTGCAGGCCGAGGATATTACCGAAACGGGTTTTACCATCGTTTTTCGGACGTGGTCGGACACGCAGGTTGCCCGCGTGCGCGTAGCCTGGACATCATTCGGGGACCTTCCAAACGACGATGATTGGGAACTCTACTAGCGGTTACTCCGCTGCATAAAGCCCTTCATAGATCGGCCCGAGGGTCTTGTGATCAAACAGCGACGACACCGATGTGCCGTTCCATGTGTTCAGAATCGCTTGGGCAAACATCGGTGCGGTTGGCACAATGCGGATGTTCGGGCAGGCTTTCACCGCGTCTGTTGCGCGGATCGTGTCAGTGATCACCAGCGATTTCATTACTGATTTCGACACGCGTTCCACCGCTGGGCCCGACAGCACACCGTGCGTAATGTAGGAATGCACTTCTTTTGCACCGTTTTCCATCAAGACTTCGGCAGCCTTGCAAAGGGTACCTGCCGTATCAACGATGTCATCCACGATCACACAGACCTTGTCTTTGACATCACCAATCACCGTCATCTCGGCCACTTCACCGGGTTTGCCGCGGCGTTTGTCCACGATCGACAAGGGCGCGCCAATCCGCTGCGCCAGATCACGGGCGCGGGCCACGCCGCCGACGTCCGGGGAGACAACCATCACGTCATCAAGTCTGCCGCGGAAATTATGCATCGCGTCCAGCGCATAGATCGGCGATGCGTAAAGGTTATCGACCGGAATATCGAAAAAACCCTGAATCTGCGTTGCGTGCAAATCCAAGGTTAAAACGCGTTCAATGCCTGCTTCAACAATCATATTCGAGACAAGCTTGGCCGTGATCGGGGTGCGGGCCTTCGACCGGCGATCCTGACGGGCATAGCCAAAGTACGGGATCACGGCCGTGATACGGGCCGCCGAAGAGCGACGCAGCGCATCTGCGATGATCAACAGTTCCATCAGGTTGTCGTTGGCGGGGTTTGAGGTGGGCTGGACAATGAACATATCCTCACCGCGGACGTTCTCGAAAACCTCCACAAAAATCTCGCCATCATTGAACCGTTCTACCCGGGCATCACACAGGCCTACATCCATCCCCCGATGCATCGACATGCGGCGCGCAATGGCAGTGGCCAAGGGTTGATTGGCGTTGCCGGCAATCAGCTTTGGTTCGATCATAGTAGGCATGGGTATGGTCCTTTGGCAGCAAAAGGAAGTTACACGTATGTAACAGATTCGTGGTGTTGACACCGCGTAGCACAAGCTTACCGTCCCGCAAACAATTGACGCGCGACAGGAGCCGCAAAATGCCACATATCGACTATTACTTCGCTACACTGTCGCCGTTTACCTATCTGAGCGGGACACGCCCGCGCGAGATCGCTCAAAAGCATGGTGCAACGATTACTTACAAACCGCTGGACATCATGGCGCTGTTTGCCCGTACTGGTGGTGTGCCACCAAAGGATCGTCATCCAAACCGTCAGGAATACCGCCTGCAGGACATGGCGCGCCGGTCCAAACTCTTGGGGATGCCCCTGAACCTCAAACCGATGTTCTGGCCGACCAATGGTGCACCTTCGGCCTATGCCATTATCGCAGCGCAAAATGCGGGTCATGATGTGGCGGAATTGGTCAAAGCCTTTGGCGCGGCTTGCTGGGCCGAGGAACGCGACATCAGCCAAGATGAGGTTGTGCGCGATTGTCTGGAAAAATGCGGGTTTGATCCCGCTTTGGCCGACAAAGATATGCTGACCAGCGCCGAAACATTTGGCAAGAACCTCGAAGATGCGGTGAACGCAGGGGCCTTTGGTGCACCGTTCTTTATTACCGACACAGGCCAGCGGTTCTGGGGCGAAGACCGGCTCGATGATCTGGACGCGCATCTGTCTGGCAAAGTCTAATGCCTGATGCCTTCGGGCATAACATCCACAGTGTTACGGTCGGTGAGGGCGCCCCGACCGTAATGATCCACTGCATGTTGGGCCGCCATCAGGCGATGCTGCCCTTGGCAAAGGCGATAGGGGGCCGTGCCACCTTGATTGATCTGCCCGGTCATGGACGCAGTGACGCGTGGGACGGTAAGACGGAATACCAATCGCTCGTTGCCGAGGCGGCACAGCAATGCTGCGCAGGTCCAACCCATGTGATCGGCCATTCCTTTGGCGCGACGGCGGCCTTGCGGCTTGCTGTTGAAAACCCTGCGCTTGTATCACGGCTGACCCTGATTGAGCCCGTGTTCTTTGCCGCTGCAAAAGGGACCGCCGAATTCACCGCGCATATGAAAGCGTTTCGCCCGTTCATCGCCGCCATGTTGATGGGGGATGAAGAGCGCGCCGCCGAGATTTTCAACGCGCAGTGGTCTGATAGCGATTGGGCCGAGTTATCAGAGCGGCGGAAAGCCTACCTTATCCAGCGCATTTTTTTGGTTGTCGCAGGTGGTGCTGCGATTGAAGAGGATGTGGATGGGATCACCTCTGAGGCACGTTTAGGGGCCTTGAATATCCCCGTCACGCTGATCCGTGGCGCGCAAACGCAACCAGTTATCAAGGCCGTTCATGACAGACTTGTCGCGCGGATCCCGCAGGCGACAGACCACGAGGTCGCAAACGCGGGGCATATGATTGCCCTAACCCATGTCGCGGATATTGCGGAAATTATACGCGCAGGAGATCAAGAAACTGGCTGACGCCCTCTTCGGTCATGGACCAGTCGCAGACCAAGCGCCCGATCAGCGGCTCTTCAGGATCGCCTGTCGCGGGATCACCATTCATGACATAGTAAATCGCGCCACCGTCTAGCACGCGCTTGTGTTCGCGCCGGGGCATCTGGAAGAAGATCATATTGGCTTGTGGCTCGAAAATGATCTTCGCCGCATTGTGTTGGCGGAGCCCTTGGGCAAGCTGAGCACAGCGGGCGTTGGCGGAGCGGGCCATATCAAGCCAGAGGTCATCCGCCAGATAGGCCTGCATTTGCGCGGACAGATAGCGATGCTTTGACAAAAGATGCCCACCGCGCTTGCGCCGCAACTCAAATTCCCACGCGATTTTGGGGTCAAAAATCACACAGGCCTCTACCCCGAGCGCGCCATTTTTGGTGCCGCCAAAGCTGACGGTATCGACGCCGACTTTCCACGTCATTTCAGCCGGGGTGCAGTCAAGTGCGGTCAGCGCATTGGCAAAACGCGCGCCATCCAGATGGGTTTGCATTCCGAACTCGCGGGCTGTGGCGGTCAGCGCCTGAATCTCATCCAACGTATAAATCGTGCCTTTTTCGGTCACCTGCGTAATCGAAAGCGGGCCGCGTTGCGGGCCGTGCACGCCACGGTTTTCTTCACCAAGGATTTTCGTCCGCAAGGCGTCTGGCGCCATCTTGCCGTTCGCAGTTGGCACCAAGGTCAGCTTGGCTTGCGTGTAAAATTCGGGCGCGTTGCATTCGTCTTCATGGATATGCGCGCACTCGGTGCAGAACACCGTCTGCCATGGCTGGGTCATCGACGCGAGCAGCACGGAATTCGCTGCTGTCCCGTTGATGATCAAATAAACGGCGGCCTCGGGTGCTTCAAAAACGTCACGGATCTGTGTGCGAACGGTGTCCATGATCGGGTCCGCGCCATAGCCCATTGCATAGCCGTCATTGGCGGCGATCAGCGCCTCCATCACCTTTGGATGGGCGGGGCCTGCGTTGTCTGAAGCAAAAAACATCTTAAAGTGGTTCCTCGATTATGTAGTCTTCCCAGTCGTCTTCATCGACCTGAAACTCTGGGATTGTCATGCCCCTGACCGAAACGCCCGCCTCATGCACCGATGCCGGGTCGCCCGAGATCAGGGGGTGCCAGTCGTAAAGCGGGCGGCGTTCATGGACCAAACGGTAGCCGCAGGTCATGGGCAGCCAGTAAAGGTTCTCGACGATGGTTTTCGGGGTCAGCACGATACATTCAGGGACAAACTTGTGCCGGTTCGGATAGTTGCTGCACAGGCAGTTTTCACCATCCAGCAAACGGCATGCAACGCGAGTCATCGCCACGGTGCCGTCCTCGTCTTCCAGCTTGTTCAGGCAGCATTTGCCGCAGCCATCGCAAAGCGCTTCCCATTCCTGTTTGTTCAGTTTCGACATCGGCTTGGTTTCCCAAAACCGCGGTGTCAGGCCGTCGCGGGGGATTTCAGCGGACATCGGCAAGAATCTTTCGCGCAGTGACACAATCAGCGTCCATTTGGGTTATAAGCGCATCGAGGCCATCAAATTTCAGCTCGGGCCGCAGGAAATCAACCAAGGCAACCGAAAGCGTGGACCCATAAAGATCGCCTTTAAAATCAAAGATGAAGGTTTCGCAATTCGGGATATTTTCACCAAACATCGGGCGCACGCCGATCGAGGCGGCCCCGTCGTAGGTGCCTTTATGCGGGCCATCCAACACATCAACTTTCACCGCATAGACACCAAATTTTGGCGGATGCAGACCCGTGATGGACATATTGGCGGTGGGGTATCCCAGATCGCGCCCACGTTGATCGCCGCGAATAACCTCGCCCACAATCCGGTGCCAATGGCCCAGCATCGCGGCGGCATCGCGCGGTTTTCCATCGCTCAGCGCTTGACGGATTGCGGTGGAGGAAACATTGGCGTCGTCGATCGCCACGATGGGCGCGACGGTCACGCCAAAGCCCATTTCATCGCCAAAGCGCTGAAGGTCGGCGACGGTGCCTGCGCGGTCTTTGCCAAAGCAGAAATCGGCCCCGACGACCACATGTTTCAGGCCTAATTGATCGGCGATCACTGTTTGCGCAAAGGCGCGGGGCGTGAGGGCGGCGAGGGCTGCGTTAAAAGGCACTTCGTAAAGTTTTTCGACGCCGAGTTTCGCCAGCCGATTGGCGCGCGCTTCGGCGTTCATCAGACGGAAGGGCATGGGATCGCGCGAGAAATAACTGCGGGGGTGCGGTTCGAACGTCATGATGCCGAGGGGGGCGTTTGTCTCTTGTGCCGCTTTGCGCGTCAGGTCGATGACGGCTTGGTGGCCGATATGCACCCCGTCAAAATTGCCAATGGCCGCCGCGGCACCACGGTCGGCAGGATCAATGAAAACGGTGTCACGAATGATGCGCATGGCTTTGCGTAACGGACCGCGCGAGGCCGTGCAAGCGCCGCTTGTCAGCCCTTGCGGGCTTCTTCGCTTTGAATGCCTGCGCTAGTCGAATTTCCGCGATGGTGCGAGAACAGTAGCATCGCCCACCAGCACCTTTTTGTTGTTCACAATGCAGCGTGTGTTCATCGTCACGCGGCGTTTGGAATGGTCGATATCGGTCACTTCGACCTCGGCCAACACCATGTCGCCGGGGCGCACTGGTGCCAGAAATTTCAGGCTTTGCCCAAGATAAACCGTCCCATGCCCGGGTAGTTGTTCACCAATGACCGCGCTGACCAATCCCGCCGTTAACATGCCATGCGCGATGCGCCCGCCAAAGATGGTGTCCTGCGCGTAATCTTCATCCAGATGCACAGGGTTCCTGTCCGTCGAAACCTCGGCAAACATTTCGATATCGCGATCTGTGATCACCTTGGAAAGCGAGCGGATCATGCCGATTTCGATATCTTCAATGCAGATCGTTCCGCGAGGTGCGTTATCCAGCATGTCAGGCTCCATTAAGTAACAAAAAATCCATTATCATATCGATATTGAAATTTTATTACTTCGCGGACGCAGAAAGATCAAGTGATTCCTGCTACCGCAATTGCCCGATCGCATAGGTCGCGCTCATCTGCGCCTCGTTCAAATAGGCCTCTAACGCCTCTGGATCAGGCTGGCGGTCCGTCTTCGTTTCAGCGGCGGCCAATCCGCCCGAAATAAAGAGAGTATCAAGATCTTCTTGGAGACCTCCCAGAATATCGGTGCCGATGCCATCACCAATCCCGATAATACGCGGATCAGATGGCGCATTGGTTAACGCAGCGAACCTGCGGCGCGCGAGGTCGTAGATAGGCGGGTGGGGTTTGCCGAAATAAAGGCTCTCGCCACCCATTTCCGTATAGAGCGCGGCCAGCGCACCGGCGCACCATTCGCGCACCTCGCCACGATCCACGATGATATCGGGGTTGGCGCAAAGGAGCTTGAGGCCTTTGGTTTTCGCATACAGAAATTCAGGCCGGTTCACATCGACATCGGCCAATGGATCAAAGGGGCCGCAACAGACGATCCCTTCGGCCTGATCGAGCGGGACCTTTTGGATATTTACCGGGTTTTCAATGATTTGCAGGGGTTTGAAGAAATCGTCGTCACGGGGGCTCTCGCCCATGAACCAGATCTTTTCGCCTACAATCCCACGGAACATCGCGGCGCGTGCGCTGTCGCCCGAGGTAGCAATTGCATCCCATGCGTCGTCAGGCACGCCCAGTTCGTTGATCTGGCGGGCGACTGAATCCCATGGCCGGGGCGAGTTGGTGACAAGCACCACGATCCCGCCCGCAGCGCGGTATTTCTGCATGGCAACGACCGCTTCGGGTAGGGCGGTAACCCCGTTATGCATACACCCCCATAGGTCCACAAAGGCGGCATCGTACTGCCCCGAGATGTCGGCGAATTGGTCGATAATCTGGGTCATCTGTTAACCTTTGTGAACGGTATGGAATGCGTACACAACCTGTACACACCCTGTGCATACAAGCGTGCGGGTTTAAACCTTGAGCGCGGGGATGATCTGTTTTTTGCGGCTCATGACGCCGGGCAGGATCACGCTGTCGCCTTCGACTTTTGCGTCAAAGGATTTTTCGGCCACTGTCTTGGTCAGATCGTTGGGGATCAGCATCGTGGCCTCTTCATTGATGATATCCACGACGAAGAGCAGCACTTCGTCCACGCCGTCTTCTTTGGCGACTTTTGGCATGGTTTCCATCAACGATGCTTTGCGATCCAGCACGATTTTTGGTGATGTGGTTTCCAGCACAGAAACGCGGAATTTCTTGCCGTCTACGGCGTATTCCTTGCTGTCCATGCGCAGCAGTTCGGCATCCGAAAACGCAGAGACATCAGACTTTGCAGCAAACATTTCGCCCGCATAAGTTTCGATATCGACGCCCAGATCTTTGGCAAGCTTTTCGGCCAGATCCTTGTCAACTGCGGTTGTCGTGGGTGACCGGAAGGCCAGCGTGTCAGACAAGATGCATGACAGCATCAGACCCTTGATTCCTTGCGGCATGTGGTTTGCGTGATCGCCCATCATCTGGTGCATGATTGTCGCGGTACAGGCCAAGGGGCGGACGGTGATGTTGATCGGGTTCTTGGTCTCAAGCCCGCCGGCCAGTTTGTGGTGGTCGATGATGGCCAGCACATCGGCGTTGTTGATGTTCGCGGGCAATTCGGCGGGATTGTTGGTGTCAACGATCACGCAGGACTGGTCGTCTGCGACGTCTGCGATGATTTCGGGTAACTCGAACCCCCAACGCTCGGCCACGAATTTTGCTTCGGTGTTCGGTTCGCCCAGCAGGGCCGCTTTCGCGTCAATATCGGTGTGGTTCAGAAACCATTCCCAGATCAGGGGTGAACCGGTGCTGTCGGTGTCAGGGGATTTGTGGCCAAATACGAGAGTTGTCATGTGCGTCACTTTCTATCGGAGCATGGGTTGGCCCGTATATAGAAGCGTGCGTTGGGGCTGTCACCCCATCGTGTCAGTTTCGGCGAGCCATGGGCGGGGCTTGTCATCCCCCGAATTTTCCAATTGGCTACGCCGAAAGGAGCACCCATGCCACGCGAGGCCGATTTATACCCCCATCAAGGCTTATCTGCAACGCCAGGGCTATGCGGTGAAAGGCGAGGTTGGGCCCGCCGATGTCGTCGGGCGTCGTGGCGATGATCTTGTGGTGGTCGAGCTGAAGCTGGGGTTTTCGCTGGCGCTGTTCCATCAGGGTGTTGAGCGGTTGCTGACCACCGACCATGTTTATCTGGCCGTGCCTGCGGGCGGCAAGGACAAGGCGCTGAAGGCCAATGTGAAACTGGCGCGGCGTGCGGGTTTGGGTGTGCTGACCGTGCGATTGCGTGACGGGCATGTAGAGGTGCTAGCAGACCCTGGCCCTTATGCGGCACGGCAGTCCAAAAAGAAGAAAACCCGCCTGTTGCGTGCCTTTGAGCGGTTGCAGGGTGATCCCAACGACGGGGGTGCGACGCGGCACGGCATTATCACAGGATACCGGCAGGATGCGTTGCGTTGTGCGCGGTTTTTGGCCGTTCACGGCCCGTCAAAGGGTGCAAAGGTCAAGGAATGGGCCGAGGTGCCGCAGGCCACGCAGATTATGGCTGCGGACCATTATGGCTGGTTCACCCGCGTGTCGCGCGGCGTTTATGATTTGACCGATCTGGGGCGCAAAGGGCTATCTGATTACGGGGATGTTTGAGGCCGCGTTATAGATGAAATTCCTCTACCTGTCTCATTCGACCCGTGAAATAGCCCAGCCTTCGTTTTCCAAAAGCTGCAGCACACCCTGTTCTCCGATCAGGTGGCCTGCACCGACCGCCACGACAATATCATCGCGGCCTTCGGCGGCTTTGGTGATGACCGGAATCCAGTTTCTGTTGCGGGTGTTCAGCATCGATTCTTCCATCTCATCGAACATGGCATTGCCTTCAGCCGGGTCCATGCCGGGCACGTCTGACAAGGCAATTCGTGACATTTCCCAAAGCTGCCCGATGTTTTGCGCAAAGTAGCTGTCGAGCATGGAAACGAACATCTTTTGTTGCAGTTCAGGCACCAGCATGCTGACCCGGAGCATATCGACCTGCGCGTCCATGTTGTCATCGCCGAACAGGTCAAACAGCGTTGTATAAGGTTCGACCGCTTGCATGGGTACGCCGGCGGCTTGGGCATCCGCGATGATCATCTGATCGAGCCCACGCACACCCGCCATCATGTCGGACATCGCACAGGATGGGATCGCAAGCGTCATCGACAGGTACCAAGGTTGCATTTTTGCGGCCATGAAGGACGGGATACCCCGTTCACTTGCCGCGCTTGCAATGAGTTGCCACGTGTCTTCGTCCACCAGCTCTGGCAGGGTGGGGCCATCAATAAGGAAAAGGCGGTCGGGTTCGCGTGTGATCAAATCCTGCAGTTGCGCTTCTTCTTCCGGCGTTGCCTCAAGCATCACCAGATCGGCGGTCGCCACAGTTTCCGACAGTTTTGTGCGGAGCTCTTCGAGGCGCGGATCATAGATGTGCATCGTTCCGACGACAGTGATCTCGGTCGTGTCTTTTGTCGCTCTCCAGATCAACCCTTCGGAATAGGGCATATCGGCGACGGCTGCTGACAGTTGCCTTTCTTGTTGCGGGGTCAATTGGTCCAGATAGCTGTCACCCGCGCAAACCGCCGCCGCGGGCAATGCGATGCATGACATAAGAAGCGTTGCTGCAGAGCGAAAGAACATGGACAATCCTGTGACTGGTTGTGTCAGTCTACAGGTAAGCGCTCTGCGCCGAGGGTCAATTCCCTCAGGCATGGTTTATTCCAAGGGCTGTGTTT
This window harbors:
- a CDS encoding MaoC family dehydratase; this translates as MLDNAPRGTICIEDIEIGMIRSLSKVITDRDIEMFAEVSTDRNPVHLDEDYAQDTIFGGRIAHGMLTAGLVSAVIGEQLPGHGTVYLGQSLKFLAPVRPGDMVLAEVEVTDIDHSKRRVTMNTRCIVNNKKVLVGDATVLAPSRKFD
- a CDS encoding manganese-dependent inorganic pyrophosphatase; its protein translation is MTTLVFGHKSPDTDSTGSPLIWEWFLNHTDIDAKAALLGEPNTEAKFVAERWGFELPEIIADVADDQSCVIVDTNNPAELPANINNADVLAIIDHHKLAGGLETKNPINITVRPLACTATIMHQMMGDHANHMPQGIKGLMLSCILSDTLAFRSPTTTAVDKDLAEKLAKDLGVDIETYAGEMFAAKSDVSAFSDAELLRMDSKEYAVDGKKFRVSVLETTSPKIVLDRKASLMETMPKVAKEDGVDEVLLFVVDIINEEATMLIPNDLTKTVAEKSFDAKVEGDSVILPGVMSRKKQIIPALKV
- a CDS encoding H-type lectin domain-containing protein → MRRFEGGKIGIDHGDVVLFSDFEDDGQMWRGEGPRQSRAAVQFSNTYATPPHVQVSMSMWDISNNTNIRADVQAEDITETGFTIVFRTWSDTQVARVRVAWTSFGDLPNDDDWELY
- a CDS encoding YcgN family cysteine cluster protein; this encodes MSAEIPRDGLTPRFWETKPMSKLNKQEWEALCDGCGKCCLNKLEDEDGTVAMTRVACRLLDGENCLCSNYPNRHKFVPECIVLTPKTIVENLYWLPMTCGYRLVHERRPLYDWHPLISGDPASVHEAGVSVRGMTIPEFQVDEDDWEDYIIEEPL
- a CDS encoding TIGR01459 family HAD-type hydrolase, translating into MTQIIDQFADISGQYDAAFVDLWGCMHNGVTALPEAVVAMQKYRAAGGIVVLVTNSPRPWDSVARQINELGVPDDAWDAIATSGDSARAAMFRGIVGEKIWFMGESPRDDDFFKPLQIIENPVNIQKVPLDQAEGIVCCGPFDPLADVDVNRPEFLYAKTKGLKLLCANPDIIVDRGEVREWCAGALAALYTEMGGESLYFGKPHPPIYDLARRRFAALTNAPSDPRIIGIGDGIGTDILGGLQEDLDTLFISGGLAAAETKTDRQPDPEALEAYLNEAQMSATYAIGQLR
- a CDS encoding alpha/beta fold hydrolase, with the protein product MPDAFGHNIHSVTVGEGAPTVMIHCMLGRHQAMLPLAKAIGGRATLIDLPGHGRSDAWDGKTEYQSLVAEAAQQCCAGPTHVIGHSFGATAALRLAVENPALVSRLTLIEPVFFAAAKGTAEFTAHMKAFRPFIAAMLMGDEERAAEIFNAQWSDSDWAELSERRKAYLIQRIFLVVAGGAAIEEDVDGITSEARLGALNIPVTLIRGAQTQPVIKAVHDRLVARIPQATDHEVANAGHMIALTHVADIAEIIRAGDQETG
- a CDS encoding bifunctional riboflavin kinase/FAD synthetase, translated to MRIIRDTVFIDPADRGAAAAIGNFDGVHIGHQAVIDLTRKAAQETNAPLGIMTFEPHPRSYFSRDPMPFRLMNAEARANRLAKLGVEKLYEVPFNAALAALTPRAFAQTVIADQLGLKHVVVGADFCFGKDRAGTVADLQRFGDEMGFGVTVAPIVAIDDANVSSTAIRQALSDGKPRDAAAMLGHWHRIVGEVIRGDQRGRDLGYPTANMSITGLHPPKFGVYAVKVDVLDGPHKGTYDGAASIGVRPMFGENIPNCETFIFDFKGDLYGSTLSVALVDFLRPELKFDGLDALITQMDADCVTARKILADVR
- a CDS encoding DUF2161 domain-containing phosphodiesterase, translated to MKGEVGPADVVGRRGDDLVVVELKLGFSLALFHQGVERLLTTDHVYLAVPAGGKDKALKANVKLARRAGLGVLTVRLRDGHVEVLADPGPYAARQSKKKKTRLLRAFERLQGDPNDGGATRHGIITGYRQDALRCARFLAVHGPSKGAKVKEWAEVPQATQIMAADHYGWFTRVSRGVYDLTDLGRKGLSDYGDV
- a CDS encoding ribose-phosphate pyrophosphokinase, which gives rise to MPTMIEPKLIAGNANQPLATAIARRMSMHRGMDVGLCDARVERFNDGEIFVEVFENVRGEDMFIVQPTSNPANDNLMELLIIADALRRSSAARITAVIPYFGYARQDRRSKARTPITAKLVSNMIVEAGIERVLTLDLHATQIQGFFDIPVDNLYASPIYALDAMHNFRGRLDDVMVVSPDVGGVARARDLAQRIGAPLSIVDKRRGKPGEVAEMTVIGDVKDKVCVIVDDIVDTAGTLCKAAEVLMENGAKEVHSYITHGVLSGPAVERVSKSVMKSLVITDTIRATDAVKACPNIRIVPTAPMFAQAILNTWNGTSVSSLFDHKTLGPIYEGLYAAE
- a CDS encoding threonine aldolase family protein — protein: MFFASDNAGPAHPKVMEALIAANDGYAMGYGADPIMDTVRTQIRDVFEAPEAAVYLIINGTAANSVLLASMTQPWQTVFCTECAHIHEDECNAPEFYTQAKLTLVPTANGKMAPDALRTKILGEENRGVHGPQRGPLSITQVTEKGTIYTLDEIQALTATAREFGMQTHLDGARFANALTALDCTPAEMTWKVGVDTVSFGGTKNGALGVEACVIFDPKIAWEFELRRKRGGHLLSKHRYLSAQMQAYLADDLWLDMARSANARCAQLAQGLRQHNAAKIIFEPQANMIFFQMPRREHKRVLDGGAIYYVMNGDPATGDPEEPLIGRLVCDWSMTEEGVSQFLDLLRV
- a CDS encoding 2-hydroxychromene-2-carboxylate isomerase, which gives rise to MPHIDYYFATLSPFTYLSGTRPREIAQKHGATITYKPLDIMALFARTGGVPPKDRHPNRQEYRLQDMARRSKLLGMPLNLKPMFWPTNGAPSAYAIIAAQNAGHDVAELVKAFGAACWAEERDISQDEVVRDCLEKCGFDPALADKDMLTSAETFGKNLEDAVNAGAFGAPFFITDTGQRFWGEDRLDDLDAHLSGKV
- a CDS encoding TraB/GumN family protein, which produces MFFRSAATLLMSCIALPAAAVCAGDSYLDQLTPQQERQLSAAVADMPYSEGLIWRATKDTTEITVVGTMHIYDPRLEELRTKLSETVATADLVMLEATPEEEAQLQDLITREPDRLFLIDGPTLPELVDEDTWQLIASAASERGIPSFMAAKMQPWYLSMTLAIPSCAMSDMMAGVRGLDQMIIADAQAAGVPMQAVEPYTTLFDLFGDDNMDAQVDMLRVSMLVPELQQKMFVSMLDSYFAQNIGQLWEMSRIALSDVPGMDPAEGNAMFDEMEESMLNTRNRNWIPVITKAAEGRDDIVVAVGAGHLIGEQGVLQLLENEGWAISRVE